From one Lycium barbarum isolate Lr01 chromosome 6, ASM1917538v2, whole genome shotgun sequence genomic stretch:
- the LOC132599144 gene encoding uncharacterized protein LOC132599144 isoform X1, which yields MDTKNYGYLFLHDSLCLQVFDSGVVDMDYRTGESLDALHSADMNSDPGDFECNICFELAQDPIVTLCGHLYCWPCLYEWLQVHSHSHECPVCKALIEEHKLVPIYGRGKASSDPRSRLRPGINIPKRPVGQRPQTAPAVNMDYLRHDELDPLGGFMPMPSARFGNSTLSAVFGAIPAFFNLHVHGFHDATVYGATTGVPYLFSGSFHGGYAHGFHHSNRLDGTKFFMKVLFLIAGFLLIVSLIS from the coding sequence ATGGACACAAAAAATTATGGTTATCTTTTTCTCCATGATTCTCTTTGTTTGCAGGTTTTCGATTCTGGGGTTGTGGATATGGATTATAGGACAGGCGAATCATTGGATGCTCTGCATTCAGCAGATATGAATTCCGACCCTGGAGATTTTGAATGCAATATCTGCTTCGAATTGGCTCAAGATCCTATAGTGACTCTTTGCGGCCACCTTTATTGTTGGCCATGTCTTTATGAATGGTTACAAGTTCATTCACATTCCCACGAGTGCCCAGTATGTAAGGCTCTTATAGAAGAGCACAAGTTAGTTCCAATATACGGACGAGGCAAAGCAAGTTCTGACCCAAGATCTCGGTTAAGACCAGGAATCAATATTCCTAAACGTCCAGTGGGACAGAGACCTCAAACCGCTCCAGCTGTTAATATGGACTATCTCCGACATGATGAATTGGATCCCCTAGGGGGATTCATGCCCATGCCAAGTGCAAGGTTTGGAAACTCGACATTATCTGCTGTTTTTGGAGCTATTCCAGCTTTTTTTAACCTTCATGTACACGGATTTCATGATGCCACTGTTTATGGGGCTACTACAGGAGTTCCATACCTCTTTTCTGGTTCATTTCATGGGGGTTATGCTCATGGTTTCCATCACTCTAACCGCCTAGATGGGACTAAGTTCTTTATGAAGGTGCTTTTCTTGATCGCCGGTTTCCTCTTAATTGTTTCCCTAATTTCGTGA
- the LOC132599143 gene encoding cytochrome c biogenesis protein CCS1, chloroplastic-like: MEKLKLSTKPLTTPHVQNHLWVPQSSRILCVHNKKDRTFSFTVTCKLKTSKGKKINKKKKISWPDSGGAPPLLERKKAVETTTKNNADDKVLFKKVPERVLGVLSNLNLAIGDMFAVAGLMALGSSIIEQGEVPEFFFQNFPQDHPLFGFFSWERIFTLSLDHIFSSPVFPSALALLGASLMASTYAKQISLVKVAKRQSFSNSAETIHKKEDADTLPRESVKDSGVTQMGAGYEVFLKGPALHALKGLAGRFASIGVHLALLLVMSGGTLDAASTSGEDVTVPKGLDSVVGSGVLSTPSDASSNEVRVNRVYMDYDESGKVSQFHTDISLFDLNGKEVLRKTISVNDPLRSTLARDLQSNVLYDEEGKFAGVRRPNLNLPIEIDGSKIVVVDAIGNSEIDPGVPIVYAGFGSLILSTCISYLSHAQLSTLQDGKTVVVGGKTNQAKGESSDKGDSSIDQVPELVESSSTEESDSFIGFRIQLGIWNNKDFDM; encoded by the exons ATGGAGAAGCTAAAATTATCTACTAAGCCTTTAACAACGCCCCATGTACAAAATCATTTATGGGTTCCTCAAAGTTCAAGAATTCTTTGTGTTCATAACAAAAAAGACCGCACCTTTTCATTTACTGTTACTTGTAAGCTCAAGACTTCAAAAGGGAAGAAAattaacaagaaaaagaaaatttcttGGCCAGACTCCGGTGGAGCACCGCCCCTTTTGGAGCGGAAGAAGGCGGTGGAAACCACCACTAAGAATAATGCAGATGATAAAGTGTTGTTTAAGAAAGTGCCCGAGAGGGTATTGGGAGTTCTCTCTAATTTGAATTTGGCTATTGGTGATATGTTTGCTGTTGCTGGCTTAATGGCCTTAG GAAGTTCTATCATTGAACAAGGGGAGGTTCcggaattttttttccagaattttcctCAAGATCATCCTCTCTTCGGCTTCTTTTCTTGGGAACGGATTTTCACCCTCAGTCTTGATCACATATTCTCATCCCCTGTTTTCCCCTCGGCCTTGGCTCTGCTAGGTGCGTCATTGATGGCTAGCACATATGCAAAACAAATTTCCCTTGTGAAGGTAGCAAAAAG GCAGTCTTTCTCGAATTCAGCTGAGACAATTCATAAGAAAGAAGATGCAGACACTCTTCCTAGAGAATCGGTTAAAGACTCGGGTGTCACACAGATGGGAGCTGGATATGAG GTATTCTTAAAAGGGCCAGCTCTACATGCACTTAAGGGGTTGGCAGGTCGATTTGCTTCAATTGGAGTACATTTGGCGCTGCTGCTTGTAATGTCTGGAGGAACTCTCGATGCAGCAAGCACTTCAGGAGAGGATGTGACTGTTCCAAAAGGTTTAGATTCTGTTGTGGGGTCCGGGGTTCTATCGACTCCTTCTGATGCTTCTAGTAATGAGGTTCGTGTCAATCGAGTATACATGGACTATGATGAAAGTGGAAAG GTTTCACAGTTCCATACTGATATTTCTCTGTTTGACCTTAATGGAAAGGAAGTACTAAGGAAAACCATAAGTGTCAATGACCCCTTAAG ATCAACACTAGCTCGTGATTTGCAGTCAAATGTTCTTTATGATGAAGAAGGGAAATTTGCTGGAGTTAGACGGCCAAACTTGAATCTTCCAATTGAGATTGACGGATCAAAAATTGTCGTTGTAGATGCAATTGGAAATAGTGAG ATTGATCCAGGAGTACCTATTGTCTATGCTGGTTTTGGATCTCTAATCCTTTCAACTTGTATTAGTTATTTGTCGCATGCACAG CTCTCGACCTTACAAGATGGAAAAACTGTGGTGGTTGGTGGTAAGACTAACCAAGCCAAGGGCGAGTCATCAGACAAAGGCGATAGCTCAATCGATCAAGTCCCCGAGTTAGTTGAATCATCTTCTACGGAGGAGTCTGATAGTTTCATTGGTTTCAGAATCCAACTTGGAATTTGGAACAACAAagattttgatatgtaa
- the LOC132599144 gene encoding uncharacterized protein LOC132599144 isoform X2: protein MDYRTGESLDALHSADMNSDPGDFECNICFELAQDPIVTLCGHLYCWPCLYEWLQVHSHSHECPVCKALIEEHKLVPIYGRGKASSDPRSRLRPGINIPKRPVGQRPQTAPAVNMDYLRHDELDPLGGFMPMPSARFGNSTLSAVFGAIPAFFNLHVHGFHDATVYGATTGVPYLFSGSFHGGYAHGFHHSNRLDGTKFFMKVLFLIAGFLLIVSLIS from the coding sequence ATGGATTATAGGACAGGCGAATCATTGGATGCTCTGCATTCAGCAGATATGAATTCCGACCCTGGAGATTTTGAATGCAATATCTGCTTCGAATTGGCTCAAGATCCTATAGTGACTCTTTGCGGCCACCTTTATTGTTGGCCATGTCTTTATGAATGGTTACAAGTTCATTCACATTCCCACGAGTGCCCAGTATGTAAGGCTCTTATAGAAGAGCACAAGTTAGTTCCAATATACGGACGAGGCAAAGCAAGTTCTGACCCAAGATCTCGGTTAAGACCAGGAATCAATATTCCTAAACGTCCAGTGGGACAGAGACCTCAAACCGCTCCAGCTGTTAATATGGACTATCTCCGACATGATGAATTGGATCCCCTAGGGGGATTCATGCCCATGCCAAGTGCAAGGTTTGGAAACTCGACATTATCTGCTGTTTTTGGAGCTATTCCAGCTTTTTTTAACCTTCATGTACACGGATTTCATGATGCCACTGTTTATGGGGCTACTACAGGAGTTCCATACCTCTTTTCTGGTTCATTTCATGGGGGTTATGCTCATGGTTTCCATCACTCTAACCGCCTAGATGGGACTAAGTTCTTTATGAAGGTGCTTTTCTTGATCGCCGGTTTCCTCTTAATTGTTTCCCTAATTTCGTGA